DNA sequence from the Streptomyces tsukubensis genome:
GCCGCTGACCACCCACGACCCCTCACGGAGCCCGTATGACCAGCGCACCCGGGCCGCCCGGAACGAACCCCCTCACCGCCCCGCTGACCGTGGAGTTCCCCTTCACCCGCTCCCTCGGCCCCGTCCAGAGCGCCTTCCTCACCGGACTCCGCGAACGCGTCGTCCTCGGCATCCGCAGCAGCGCCGGAATCCTCGTCCCACCCGTCGAATACGACCCCGCCACCGCCGCCGAACTCCGCGAACTCGTCCAGGTCGGCACCAGCGGCACCGTCACCACCTGGGCCTGGAACCCCCGCCCCCGCCCCCGCCAGCCGCTCGCCCACCCCTTCGCCTGGGTACTGGTCAGGCTCGACGGCGCCGACACCGCCCTGCTGCACGTCCTCGACACCCCCGGACCCGAAGCCGTCCGCACCGGCATGCGGGTCAGGATCCGCTGGGCCGCGACCCGCAGCGGCGCGATCACCGACATCGCCTGCTTCGAACCCGACGACACCCCACCCGACGACACCCCACCCGCCCCCCGGCCCGTCCGCCCCCACGACGGCACCTTCGACTCCCCGGTCACCGGCATCACCACCCCCGCCCGCCTCGACTACACCCACACCCCCGGCCGCGCCCAGACCCGCTATCTCCAGGCCCTCGGCGGACGGAGGATCACCGGCGAACGCTGCCCCTCCTGCCACAAGGTGTACGTGCCGCCCCGCGGCGCCTGCCCCACCTGCGGTGTTGCCACCACCGGACAGGTCGAGGTCGGCCCCCGCGGCACCGTCACCACCTTCTGCATCGTCAACATCAAGGCCCGCAACCTCGATATCGACGTGCCGTACGTCTAC
Encoded proteins:
- a CDS encoding Zn-ribbon domain-containing OB-fold protein, which codes for MTSAPGPPGTNPLTAPLTVEFPFTRSLGPVQSAFLTGLRERVVLGIRSSAGILVPPVEYDPATAAELRELVQVGTSGTVTTWAWNPRPRPRQPLAHPFAWVLVRLDGADTALLHVLDTPGPEAVRTGMRVRIRWAATRSGAITDIACFEPDDTPPDDTPPAPRPVRPHDGTFDSPVTGITTPARLDYTHTPGRAQTRYLQALGGRRITGERCPSCHKVYVPPRGACPTCGVATTGQVEVGPRGTVTTFCIVNIKARNLDIDVPYVYAHIALDGADLALHGRIGGIPYDEVRMGLRVEPVWTDGARHPDHYRPTGEPDAPDDTYRELL